The following are encoded together in the Anaerostipes caccae L1-92 genome:
- the ymfI gene encoding elongation factor P 5-aminopentanone reductase — MNTVLITGSSRGIGRETALVFAQNGWNVAIHGYRHPERLASLEQEIKRLGVQCLSFTGDICDSYFVEQMIAGTISCFGGLDCLVNNAGISRVGLFTDTSEKDWQEMFHTNVMPLFASCKSVLPHMIRRQSGTILNISSVWGGAGASCEVLYSAAKGAVNTFTKALAKEVAPSNISVNAVAFGMIDTEMNSGFTEEEKDMIRQEIPADRIAGPREAAEMIYHTCTAPRYLTGEIITFSGGW; from the coding sequence ATGAATACAGTACTCATCACAGGCAGTTCCAGAGGCATCGGCAGAGAAACGGCTCTGGTCTTTGCCCAAAACGGCTGGAATGTGGCCATCCACGGTTACCGTCATCCCGAACGCCTCGCATCTCTTGAACAAGAGATCAAAAGGCTGGGTGTCCAATGTCTTTCTTTTACAGGCGATATCTGTGATTCCTATTTTGTGGAACAGATGATAGCAGGAACTATCTCCTGTTTCGGAGGGCTGGACTGCCTTGTGAATAATGCAGGTATTTCCAGGGTGGGTCTGTTTACTGATACCTCTGAAAAAGACTGGCAGGAAATGTTCCACACCAATGTGATGCCGCTGTTTGCCTCCTGCAAAAGTGTCCTTCCTCATATGATCCGCCGGCAGTCCGGTACGATCCTCAACATATCTTCCGTATGGGGCGGCGCAGGCGCCTCCTGTGAGGTGCTGTACTCTGCCGCCAAAGGCGCTGTCAATACGTTTACGAAAGCCCTGGCAAAAGAGGTTGCCCCCAGCAATATCTCCGTGAACGCAGTAGCGTTCGGCATGATTGACACAGAAATGAACTCCGGATTCACCGAAGAAGAAAAAGACATGATCCGGCAGGAGATACCGGCAGACCGGATTGCCGGTCCCAGGGAAGCCGCAGAGATGATCTATCACACCTGCACAGCTCCCCGGTATCTGACGGGAGAGATCATCACCTTCTCCGGAGGCTGGTAA
- a CDS encoding LCP family protein yields the protein MARRARRKAGAGAIILRILVVIVLSAAVGIGSFAGSKAFFLNRFKKDKKDKIAEALKAESQERVDVSLVRVKDALSIRIYHNKDKQMVFVPIRKDTILTLDNDGVKAMGGDTKTATVEQLAAKAKDIKVIKAQVEKTLGITIGSYESLSQKNFTKAVNNAGEVELDLENEVAYKDQNKMLVHIPAGNNTINGNQALGMILDSSQFSDENEHIALVGELTVKIAQSINKKSLNDYKKFAKDYYGSYAKSNVSYDSIKDNLSRMHEVSAKDVTYQILSGSDEGENFKLDTKKTKEMFDELLSENGKVPESSGSEKSTKKEKTTTEKKKETEVSSKGISIEIQNSTRISGLAGSWKDKLSGDGFTVGSIKTNRQGTLTDTKIIVAKKGMGEDLKKYFKNPTIEVGSVDSGAQICIILGTNDDI from the coding sequence ATGGCCAGAAGAGCAAGGAGAAAAGCAGGAGCCGGGGCGATCATCCTGCGGATATTGGTAGTCATTGTACTGTCAGCGGCGGTAGGAATCGGTTCTTTTGCAGGAAGTAAAGCATTTTTTCTGAATAGATTTAAAAAGGACAAAAAAGATAAGATAGCGGAGGCGTTAAAGGCAGAGAGCCAGGAAAGAGTAGATGTATCCCTGGTGAGAGTAAAAGATGCCTTATCGATCCGCATCTATCATAACAAGGATAAACAGATGGTTTTCGTACCGATCAGAAAGGACACCATACTGACTCTGGACAACGACGGAGTCAAAGCCATGGGCGGAGACACGAAGACGGCCACCGTTGAGCAGCTGGCAGCAAAGGCCAAGGATATCAAAGTCATCAAGGCGCAGGTAGAGAAGACTCTGGGAATTACCATCGGCAGCTATGAGAGCTTGTCACAGAAGAATTTCACAAAGGCAGTGAACAATGCCGGAGAAGTAGAACTGGATCTCGAAAATGAAGTGGCATACAAAGACCAGAACAAGATGCTGGTTCATATTCCTGCGGGGAATAACACAATCAACGGAAATCAGGCACTGGGAATGATCCTGGACAGCAGCCAGTTCAGCGACGAGAATGAGCACATCGCGCTGGTTGGGGAACTGACTGTTAAGATAGCCCAGAGCATCAACAAGAAGTCATTAAACGACTATAAAAAGTTTGCGAAAGATTATTATGGCAGTTATGCAAAGAGCAATGTGTCATACGACAGCATCAAAGACAATCTGAGCAGGATGCATGAGGTCAGCGCTAAGGACGTTACCTATCAGATCCTGTCCGGCTCCGACGAAGGGGAAAACTTTAAGCTGGATACAAAGAAGACGAAAGAGATGTTTGATGAACTCCTCTCAGAAAACGGGAAAGTTCCGGAATCATCCGGCTCAGAGAAATCTACAAAGAAGGAAAAAACAACAACGGAAAAGAAAAAAGAGACAGAAGTGTCTTCCAAGGGAATCTCTATTGAGATTCAGAATTCCACGAGGATCAGCGGCCTTGCGGGAAGCTGGAAAGACAAGCTTTCGGGAGACGGATTCACGGTTGGAAGCATTAAGACGAACCGGCAGGGAACACTGACAGACACAAAGATTATCGTTGCGAAAAAGGGTATGGGCGAAGACCTGAAGAAGTATTTTAAAAATCCAACGATTGAAGTCGGAAGCGTGGACAGCGGTGCGCAGATCTGCATCATCCTCGGAACCAACGATGATATTTAG
- a CDS encoding PucR family transcriptional regulator, translating to MISNQILQETLDGIHSISNVDLYVIDLNGKILAKTKETEAEDEDTLKGFINSVAESQVVGGKQYFKIFDDKRLEYVLLADGESESMYMVAKMAVFQIESLLVAYKERFDKDNFIKNLLLDNLLLVDIYNRAKKLNIDIEATRVAYLIEATYGKDQNLVETVKQLEDTTDDDFIAAVDEKSIVLVKEVCVKAQSKQFVKTAEKLLKNLKNVGINDARIAVGTIAKGIKDVSRSYKEAQIALEVDKIFYENKEVVAYDQLGIGRLIYQLPLPLCKMFIKEVFGDYSPEEIDDETLATIYKFFENNLNVFETSRQLYIHRNTLVYRLDKIQKSTNLDLRNFEDAIAFKIALMVVQYMKHMNTLG from the coding sequence ATGATTTCAAATCAAATCCTGCAGGAGACATTAGATGGAATACACAGTATTTCCAACGTGGATCTGTATGTGATAGATTTAAACGGAAAGATCCTGGCAAAAACGAAGGAGACGGAGGCAGAGGATGAAGATACACTGAAGGGCTTCATCAATTCCGTAGCAGAGAGCCAGGTTGTTGGCGGCAAGCAGTATTTTAAAATTTTTGACGACAAACGTCTGGAGTATGTGCTTTTAGCTGACGGAGAGAGTGAGAGCATGTATATGGTGGCAAAGATGGCGGTGTTTCAGATTGAAAGTCTGCTTGTCGCCTACAAAGAAAGGTTTGACAAGGATAATTTTATAAAAAATCTTCTTCTCGACAATCTGCTTCTGGTGGATATCTATAACCGGGCCAAGAAGCTGAATATTGACATCGAGGCCACACGGGTCGCCTATCTGATCGAAGCTACCTATGGCAAAGATCAAAATCTGGTGGAAACAGTAAAGCAGCTGGAGGATACTACGGATGATGACTTTATTGCCGCCGTCGATGAAAAAAGTATCGTATTGGTGAAGGAAGTCTGCGTAAAGGCCCAGTCAAAGCAGTTTGTCAAGACGGCTGAGAAGCTTCTGAAAAACCTGAAAAATGTCGGGATCAATGACGCGAGAATTGCCGTGGGGACCATAGCCAAAGGGATCAAGGATGTGTCCCGGTCTTACAAGGAGGCACAGATTGCTCTTGAGGTAGATAAGATTTTCTATGAAAACAAAGAAGTGGTAGCCTATGACCAGCTGGGTATCGGAAGACTGATCTATCAGCTGCCTCTGCCGCTTTGCAAAATGTTTATCAAAGAGGTGTTTGGGGATTATTCTCCGGAGGAGATCGACGATGAGACATTGGCGACGATCTACAAGTTTTTTGAGAATAATCTGAATGTCTTCGAGACGTCCAGACAGTTATATATACATAGAAATACTCTTGTATACCGCCTGGATAAAATACAGAAGAGCACGAACCTGGACCTGAGGAATTTTGAGGATGCCATTGCTTTTAAAATTGCTCTGATGGTCGTACAGTATATGAAGCATATGAATACACTTGGATAA
- a CDS encoding YitT family protein: MKRKEAFSIIIGTFCMAAATNTVFQPFGIVTGGFGGLGIIFDKLWSIPLWMTNVTLNVPLFILAFRYKTKKFMLRTICSDIMLTVFLGVLPRFSFFPKDFYVNLILGAILMGIGLGLVMKERTSTGGTDLMAFLLHVVFPHVSIPMLLGMLDGTIVLFGAFIFGVEKTSFALLVIYGITKITDSVVEGFQVSKLVFVISRHQEQISEQILFRMGRGATKLSSVGAYTGQSKETLMCIVSKKEVPVLKKIVMETDPKAFVIISDTRETIGEGFVDYTQ; the protein is encoded by the coding sequence GTGAAACGAAAAGAAGCATTCAGTATTATAATCGGAACATTTTGCATGGCAGCAGCTACCAATACAGTATTCCAGCCGTTCGGAATCGTCACAGGCGGTTTCGGCGGACTTGGGATCATCTTTGACAAGCTGTGGAGCATCCCTCTGTGGATGACGAACGTCACGCTGAATGTTCCTCTTTTTATACTTGCATTCCGCTATAAGACAAAAAAATTTATGCTCAGAACTATATGCAGCGATATTATGCTGACCGTCTTTTTAGGTGTTCTGCCTAGATTCTCATTTTTCCCGAAAGATTTTTATGTCAATCTGATTCTGGGGGCCATCCTGATGGGAATCGGGCTTGGGCTGGTGATGAAGGAAAGGACATCCACGGGGGGGACGGATCTGATGGCGTTCTTACTGCATGTTGTCTTTCCGCATGTAAGCATTCCTATGCTTCTTGGGATGCTGGACGGCACGATCGTCCTGTTCGGCGCTTTTATTTTCGGTGTTGAGAAAACAAGTTTTGCGCTTCTTGTCATATATGGGATTACGAAGATCACAGACAGTGTGGTCGAAGGCTTTCAGGTTTCCAAGCTGGTGTTTGTGATCAGCCGGCATCAGGAACAGATATCGGAACAGATTTTGTTTCGCATGGGCCGGGGAGCGACCAAGCTTTCTTCTGTGGGAGCTTATACCGGACAGAGCAAAGAAACTCTGATGTGCATCGTATCAAAGAAGGAAGTGCCTGTGCTAAAGAAGATCGTCATGGAAACAGACCCGAAAGCCTTTGTGATTATATCTGACACAAGAGAGACAATAGGGGAGGGGTTTGTGGATTATACACAATAA